AGGGCAGTGTGTCTGTCAGAGCCGCTTTCTGCAACTGTGAACCCGCGAGGAGGCTCgggcagaggctgtggaggCCGGCGTGCTGCCTGCCCAGCgccaggctgctgctcctgggggggggcaaggagggCGCCTGCAGGGATGGGTCCAGCAGCCTGCGCCGGTTAATGAGGGCTGGTTAACGAGGCTGCGTCGATGGGAAATGCGCTGGTGCATGCGGGGTGTCCGTCCTCCACCCCCTGAGTTTCCAGCCTCTGCCTGTCCTTGGGAGCAGCTGGTTTTGTACCTTCCGTCTGCTCCGCATCAGGCTTTTTACTCCCGAGCCCCACTGCGTGAGtcctggctgcaggctgtgtcGAGGAGAGACAAGAAAAAGCCTCAGCACCGAACCGTGCAGGTTGGACCCACGTGCCCAAGCAGCCCTTCACAGCAAACATCACAGAGGGACGGGGAAAAGGGGGAATCCTAGGGGAGGCATTTTAAGGTTGTGTAAGGCAGAGGGTGCCAGTGCCAGTCTGCCTTTGGGCACGTCTGTGGCTGTTTCCCTCACCCACGCTGCTCCTGTGCAGCTCCTGGGTCTTCCTGGTGCTGGCAGTGTGAGCTTACAAGGTGCTAATTGGCATTAATTGGTGCTAATTATGCACCAGGTAGGTGTGTTGCAGGGAAGGCAGGGGGAGATCTGGGGCTGTCCCTCCCCTAAGCTGGTTCAGggcttcccagcagctctgctgtcgGGTCAGGGccaagcaggttttttttgtccCAGGAGgggcaaaaaaaaccccaaaacctccatGAAGCTCCAGGGGCATTTGCAAACCCCAGCCTggtggggcagagctgctggtggccaTTTCAAAAGCTTCGTCCCACCTTGGCACTGCACGGCTCCTGCTTCAAAGCCTCAAATATTCTCTCCGAGCCCTTCCTGGCCCTGGGGCCGCATCCTGTGCCCTCAGCAGCTGGGTACGAGGCtgggccagccctgccccgggctgggAGATGCCGTTTGCTGGCTGCCCTCTGAGGGCTTAGGGGATTTCAGACCCCATAGACCtgtggcaggggcaggggaagggctgaCGGTGGTGCCTGCCCGCAGGCTGCCCCCCTGTGAGCATCGAGTCCGACTCCACGTAAGCTCATTAGGGGAAGAAAGCGGCTTTAGGGGATGCGATGGATTTGAGCAGAGGGGTCGGGCAGGGAAAGGGGCAGTGGGGCTGATGGCTGGGGGAAACGGGGCCGCagtgggggcaggagggacgGGACTTCGAATACATCGCTACAGGGGCCCCTCACCGCCCATCCTGGTTTAGCCTcgtgctgtgccccccccatgaAGGTGTAGGGTTCCCCCCATCTCCACAGGGACCCTGAGCCTGCTGCGGGGCTGATGCTGAGCCCCAGCTCCGCTCCCCAGCCACGGACAGCAGCTCTCCCCCCCGCCAGAGGCCACAGGATCGGGCCCCGCGCCCCGAGCAGGGGATGCCCGGCCACCTGCGAGGCGCTCAGCCTGCCCCGGCTCCGCGCGGGGAGCTCCCGGCCGCTCTCGGGCATGTCCTTTAAAGGCCTTCTCGCTTCGAGCCGTTCCCTGGCAGCTCCTTCTGCTCCAGATGCGGTCGCTCTCCCCTCCGAGGAGGCTCTGCCGCCGCCGGCTTGCACCGCCTGGGGCCCCGGACCCGCCGGCCGTGCCgcccccctcggccccctcCCGGGGACCCGACTGCACCGAGGGCTGGGTGCGAGCCTTCGGCTGCTTGGGACGGATTTGGGCAGGTAACTAAAGTCACCGAGCCGAGAGAGAGCTGGGTCCGGCTGCCTGGGGGGTGATATTTGTGCCCCGTTGTGCAAGCGAGCCGCCTGCCTCCGGATTTGGAGCCgtaaaacaaagataaaaccGGCGGGGGCTGCGGTGGCTGTCACGGAGCAAACGCTTTGCAGCGGGGGCCATCCCTCGGGAAAAGCCCGATGCTCGCTGATGGGATGAGGTTGGGGATTCCTGGGGGCTCCCCGGGTCCCTGGGCAGAGGTGTCAGGGACAATTCCCAGCCGACAGGCGTTAAGGATTTGACGTTGTCGAGCATTGCTTGCTTTTACACCGAGATCAAGGCTGGGCAGGCTCTGGGAGAAGCAGAACTGTCCAGCTTGGTGCGGGGGCAACTGAGGCTGAGGCTTTGCACAGGCACGGGGTGGGCTCAGCCTGTCCCTGCTCTTTGCCCACTTAAAtctctgctgcattttgtcctggcaaagaaaaataaaaaaatttccttctgcCCCGTAGCTGCGTTTCTGCGGGCACAGCTCCCGAGGGCACGCGTCCTGCGGGAGAGCCTCTTCTGCACGGCGATCATCCTGGGCTGGCAGCGACTCCCCGGGCTCTCTGctgtctctttctgttttttaaacattgcaAAACAACTTAAACGAGGCATCCGGGCTTGCTTACAGAAGGAATTGGGAACCCCTTGTATTTATCTATCTAGGAGCCTGCCAGGCGGGGATGCTCGGAGCGCCCCCAGCCTGGGGCCCGGCGGGACGCCCCCGCTCTGCACGGGGTGCCCAGGCTGGCAGGGGGTGCAAGCGCACCCCACGGAGGGCTGAGGCTCGTGCCCTTGATGCTGGAGACCACAGGGGGGGCAGGAAAATGGGGGTAGCAAGGGGGAAAATCTGCCCTCAGCATTGCACAGAGAGGTGGCTCGCCATAAATCCCTCGCTCGCCTCTCCCTGTGCCCGTGCGCATCCCAGCAGCATCCTCCCGCGTCCCGCTGGGGCCCCTCCACCTCTTTCCCCACAGATGCCTCCACGCTGAAGCAGCAGAGGAGCTCGGAGCTCCTGCTGGGTGCGAAAACGCTTTAAAAATATAACGTTTAGAGGCGTTCTCCCATCTGCGCGCAGCTAATATGTGTCTCTCGTGATAGGTGTGCTGGTCCTGGAGCCTCCGCACTTTGCAAATGAAGCCGCTCGCGGGGACCTCGCCGGGCGCGGGGGAAGAGGCGCAGGGACGTGCCCAGGGGCGTGCGGCGCGGCAGCGGCACAGGAGGGGCTGCCGGCAGAGCCCCCCAGCTCGCAGGTACGGGCACCGGGGGCTGGCGGGTGCCAACGGGGCCGCGACGGGGCTGGCGGGGCCGGCTGGTGGCTCCGAGCGCCGTTTGGGTGCAgcagagatctttttttttcttttttttttttttcttctggttgcTAATCCTGGGGAACGACTTGCAGGGAAAAGCTCTGTCGAGCCCTGTCTGGAGCCTGGAGCAAATTTTGGGGGCGCAAACCCCTTTTCTAGTTGCACGCTGGGCTCCGGCACGAGCTCTTTGCGCAGCAGCCCCTTTATTTCCACGTGTGGGTGCTCCAGCATCCCTGGCCCCACCGAGCAGGGATGCTACGGAGCTGCCGGACATCCCTGCACCCAGGACAGGATTTTGGGGAGCGTGCACGCGTGCCAAGGCCCTCTGTCCCCCCACGGCGGTGACACGAGATGATGCCTgggggctctgccagcagctgcgtTCGCCGTTGTGCTTGTGAAGAGGCCAGCTTGGCAGCCGGGGCGCAATAAATGTGCTGAGGAGGAGCGCGGCCGTGGGCCGGTGACTCAGTGCTGGCTGCGAGCGGCTTCGGCTGCTCCTCTGCAGCGGCTGCGGGAGCGGAGGGACAGGGGGAGGCTGCGCCCGCgccggggacagcggggacggAGCGGGCTGGGGAGGATGCTCGGGAAGGAGCCAGGTCCGGGGCAGCGTGGGGTTGGGATGCTGCCTCTCCCACCGGAGTTTCTTTGGGGTTTACTGGAGTTTCTTTGGGGTTTACTCGGGCTCCTCTccgcagggagcagcaggcagagccggCCGGGCTCCCCGCGTCTCCGGATGAAGGTAAGGGCAGCTgggagcggggacggggggagAGGGGTTGTTTcgtgccccctccctccctgagCAGCATCGCGTGGGTTTGGGAAGGGGgccccctctccctgcaggaccTGCCTGCATCCCCACGCCCCCTCCAGCTTGGGGGGCATGAACGGGTCCCCTAAAGCTGCTCCTGAGTGCTGGGGATATCCTTAAAAATGTGGAGGTGTTTGGGGGGACACCTGCCAGCCTGTGCCCACTGGGAAACTCCTGTagttttactttgtttattttttttttgggggtggggggggtctccaTCAAGGCTGGTCCGAGGCTGGCAAGGGGACGCTGCCACCCCGCTCCCACCGCCCtctctgtccccagggaggaTGAGCAGCCCCCAGGGGCACCCGGACGGGGTCGTGGCCGGGAGCGAGCAGAGCGTGGAGCGTGTCAGCGAGGTGAGAGGGGCGGGAGGGTGCCGGGTTCGGGACCCCCGAGCCACGCGGTGATGCTCTTTTTGGGATGCCGTCCAGCACCAGGGAGGGGGTTGCTCCGACAGCACCCTTGTCCCCCTCCGCAGGAGCCGGGCaaggacaggcaggagctggccgTGCGCACcggggacagtgacaggaccgAGGAAGGTGAGTCCCCAACCCGGGTCCCCGGCTGGGTCCCCTCGTGGTGGGGCTTGAAGTGTCTGGGGACCAGCGTGGGTTGTTGGGGTCTGATGGGGTTTGGCTCCCGTCGTGGAGACCCGGGGACTGGTTTGGGGGACGTGAaaccctgctggtgctgggggaaggaTCGGGACGTTCTCATGCTGGGACaggagggcagagggaggaggaaaagcagaccaAAAGCCTTCATGAGCGGTCTCTCCAGCGGCGTTACTGCCTCCCTGCAGATGCAGAAACCCTGGAGGAGCCGCTGCTGAGCTTCCCCGGTGAGCTCTCGGTGCTGGAGAGACTGGGCCTGCAGAGGTAAAAGGGGCGAGCACCGGGGGCTGCAGgacggggggtcccggggcacGGCATGCTCCGGGGACTGGGCTTCCCGTGGCACGAGAGCCGCTCTGCAGGCGGGGGTCCCCAATTCTGGTGGTGGCCGGCACCCGTGGGAGCAGACCACGTGCGTTTTCGGcatgcagcccccccccggtgccaccacCTCTGACAGCGCTTCTCTTTCCGCAGCGTGGCTCTGACGGAGCAGGACGTGGAGGTGAGGGCTGCCAGGGGCCGGGGGTGGGCTGGGGAaaggggggcaggggaaggacgCCGTGCGCCCGGCCCTGGCCCCGCAGTCCCTTGGCAGTCGCTGCACGAGTCCCTTTCCCGGTGACGCTGCTGGCATTCGGAGGCAGCCGCATTTCCGTGGCGAGACGAGCCCGACCTCTGCGCGCCTGCAATCCTGCAAAGTGCTCTGCGGCTCGCCCTTAGCCACGGAGGCAGCGGGAGCCACGTTAATAAAACTAATTGTCCCGCGAGTGCCAGGGCTGAGGCAGGCTCTGCTGGCCCGCGACCCGCAGCGAGGGCTGGCATCTGCCCGGCGCGCTCCTGCCAGGAGGGTTTGGGATTTCCACGCGTTATCGGCTGCCTGGGGGCCGTGTCTCAGGCCCGTGGCAtctcctgggggctgccccccgccgTGCAGCAGCCTAATGAGTGCTGGGGAAAGGCAAGCGCTGATTgtcctcagcacggccctgctTGGTGGCACGTTAAAGGGGGGGCTGGCTGTGCCTTGGGGACAGCGGTGCGTGGCCTTCCCGTCGCCCTGTGTCCCACCTGtgtgccctcctgcccccccccaggcagcctTTGCCCACCTTGCCCTGGCTTTTCGCTGCGACGTCTTCACCCTGCGGCAACGGGTGCAGGTGGAGAAGCGGGCACGGGATGCGGCGGAGGAAAATatccaggaggagctggggcagtgCCGGGCTGCCCTGGAGGTAGGTGGCACCGGGGCAGGCTGGCATCCGCCGGGGACCTCCAGCTCCAGAGGGGCTTGGAGAACTCAAAGCCCCGTCTCCAGCTGCCCCatcctccccatgtcccccccccccgcagaggCTGGGTGCATCCTGCGCGGAcacgggctgcagggagacgctggagcagctgcagcacagcctggccGTGCTGGCGGCCGCCGTGGAGCGGGCGACGAGCGCCGCGGAGAAGCTGGGGGCCGTTCATCAGGTCGGTGATCACcccggggtggggaggggagggatggagggtgctggggacacaCCGCTGGGCTTGCTGGGGCCTGTCCGTGCTCCTCGCGGTGCTGGTGCGGGAATCTAGCTGTGAACGCTGGGGCGCACGGGTTCTGCGCGCCCTTGGGAGCGTGAAAGGGATCTGTTTGCACTGCTGTCGGCCCCCGGGgaggcagcgaggggctggtggggacacggggggggggctgtagggacagaggagctgggagccgACGGCCCGTGCCGCCCGGCTGCAGGAGGCCCGGATGAGCCGAGCGGCGGAGGTGATGGTCCAGCACGTGGAGAACCTGAAGCGGCACCACCTGCGGGAGCACGCCGAGCTGGAGGAGATGAAGCGCCTGATCCAGCAAAACTCCCGCAACCGGCAGCTGGCCGAGACCCAGGGTGAGGTGGGCGCCGCAGGGGGGGGGACCCTGAAGGGCCCCGTCCCGAGTCCCTCGGGTGCACAAGCTGGGGACGGGGGCGGGTgacagctggggctgcagccaccGGGCCCGATGACGAGCACGAGGGGCCCCGTAACAGCAGACACGGGGCGGGAGCAGGTGCTGGTGGCCGCAGAGCCATCGGCCCGCGGCCCAGCGGGGAAtgcagggcaggggggcacACAAAGGAcgctctgtccccagcccccggccctgcaAACCCCATGCACGCTCCGGGCGAGGTCTCCCCAGCGAGGGCACCCCTGGGACTCGCGCCAGGCGTGGGGCACGGGGCCCTGCTCGCCTTCGACGGGGGGGACGTTTACATTTGCCTGCATATCAGCCcccgtttttatttttattattattttttttctttttttggaggCAATCTAAGACTTCTTTTCCTTGCTCCCAGATGACGCGGAGCCACGGCTGAGGCCTCACCCCCTGATGCGCTCCTTCCAGCAGGTACCCGGGCGAAGCAGCccctctgccagcccccagccatcgtccccgtgccctgccaCCGTCCCTCACCCGGCTGTCCCCTCGCACCCGCCACCCCCCCGGGCAGCGCCACCCTTCCCAGCCGCTTGCTGCGGGCGAGGTCTGCTAGAAAcaccggggccggggggaaAAGTAGGGGGTGGCCACGGGGGGAGACGGTGTCCGGGATGTCTCAGGCAGGTCCCTCTGCGTTGCAGGGCTTGGCTGGGAGGAGGCCGTTCTCTAGCACCAGCTCGAATTCGGCACTGGTTCCCCTCCAGCTCAAGAGGTAGGGGAGCGCTCGGGGAGGGGTCAGGCAGCCCCGGCGGCACAGCTCGAAGCAGCAAGGACAGGCGCGATGCTCTTGGCTTtgcccttccctctcctcaCCGGCTTCCCCCCTGTagcagcagggctggcgggAGGCTGGCAGggtccttcctcctcctcctcttcctcctcggtGCCCCCTTGCCCGTGGTGGGGAGGTGGgaaaaggggatggggagcgcggggagggggcgtgaTGCTCACCCCAGCCCCTCGGTTCCCCGCAGGCGTCTGCCCGCCGCAGAGTCAGCATCGCCGTCATCCCCAAGCAGCTCTTGGTAAGGACCCGCACAGCGGGGACAGGAGGGGGCTGCGCCCCGCCACCGGGCTCGGTGCCACCAGGGGGCTGGGGCCCTGCtcaaaatcccccttttttgTGCCCAGCCAGGTGCCAGCACGGACGGCCGAGCGTCCCCCGCCAGCGAGCCGGAGGGGTCCCAGCACCCGGCCAGCACCCAGAGGTACCCGTGCTGGGTGGCGGGGGGACCACGGCACCGTCTGCCACCATCCCACGGGGGACGGCACAGCCTCCtgtcttctccctccccaggaGCGAGCTGGAGCCACCGGGCCAGGGCGGCGCCGTGAGCGGGGAGCCGGCGGCTGGGGCGGACGGCAAGGACACGAGCGCAGGGGGCGAGGAGCCGGAGCAGCTTGGGCTGATGTGAGCGCACCCCAAAtccttcctgcagcctctgggggggggggctctgtggTCCCGAAGCGGCCGGCACgtggggatggagctggggggcttggggacggagGGCAGGGATGGTTTGTGGCTGCCTCACCTcgcccctgcctcagtttccccgtgCATTGCAGGTGACCTGCGCCCTCCCCAGTCTCGTTTTGTTTGGGGTTTGCAAAAGGGCCGGCGAGGCTTGGGGTTGCCTAAACCTCGTCCCTGCTGGGGCCACCTTTGGGTGACAAGCGTCCCCTGTCACCTTCTTCCCAGGTCCAAGGGGTCGCCGGCGGAGCTGTGGCGGCCGTGGCTCTTCCTCCCGCAGCACTACTGGGTTTTGTTCTGGCTGCTCCTCCTGAGTgtcgccttcctcctcctcctccgcgtcctggagctgcagcggctgcagccCGCGCCATCGCCCAAGGCCTAGCTGCAGCGGGGGGGAGGCGGCTGGGGGGCACCCGCTCTCCATCACTGCTCCTGCCCCCCGCCACGAAACACAGAGAccctagaaaaataaaatcggAGGAAGAATCGGGGATTTTTTTGACGGAGCAGGGGGCGATGCCCTGTGCTAGGAGCTGAGGGTGGGTTGGAGCCAGTTTGTAGGCATGAAGGGCACAGGGAGCCGCAGCAGCCCCCATCCCTGCCAGGAGTTTCCTTGTTCTCAAGGCACACGGAGGGCTACAGGGATGTGCCCGCGTGTCCCCTTTTCCTTGGGGACACAGACCAGGCTGCCTGGGGCCAGCAGGTTGGCATTAGAGCTGCGTCCCAGCCGTGCCATTGCGGTGGCACACCCTTggtccctgctgcctgggggcGCTCATCACCAAGGGCTGatgctgctctcctcctccccacgtTTTGGGGGCCGCCGCCACctccgtccctgtccccagccccggcgtGGGCACTCCTGGGGCCCTCCAGAGCAGCCGGCGATTTGTGCCTCTGGTTCTTCTGCCACCGTGATTAAAATCGAGTGCTGCTTCCCAGCAAGCCGTCCCCCCGGGGGGGAAAAACCTGCGCCTGGAAGGAGCCGATTAGCGGCGAGCCGTGTTTGTAAGCGCCACGAAGGGCTTGCAAACAGAGGGAGCTGTTTCCGACAGCTCCCGTGCCTGGGAAAAGTGCCCAGCTTCCCGCAGCCGCCCCATTTCCGTGTCCGCCCTGGCCTCTCGCGCCTCCGTCGTGCTCCGCCGTGCTTGCACCCAGGGGATttgcacggggctggggggctcgaaaccccccagcctggctgtgaGGGGGCTGTGGGTGAGGGTCCTGCACCAGGACCCCCGTGAGGACACCCCAAagggctgcggggaggagggatggaggtgTTGGGCCGGCCGTCCCGTGTCCCCGTGGCCTCAGGCAGCGCCGCGGGTGACTCACGGGCTGCCGACGTAGCCCCGGCTCCGTGTGCCAGCTCGCCCCGTGTCCCTGAGTCACCGCAGCCTCGTGGCAGGTTGTCACCGTGCGTCACCGGCCCGCGAGCCCCTTCGCCCAGCTGCTTGCCCCAGTATGGGGCAAGTGGCCAGAAGCACCCCGAGGAGGCCACCGTCggaaaaatcccccaaaacacCCGGCCAGGAGCAACCTTCGGTGACCCAGCGGTTCCATCCTCTGCCCCAAGGTACTGTCACCCCCCCTGGGATCCTTCACCCAAGGTGGAAACCTTGTCCCCAAAGTTTCCCCGAGAGCAGCAGCGCTCGGGGACACGGGTGGCTCGTTTGGGGACGGGGCTGAGCGCCTCCCCCCCCTGCGCGGAGCAGGACCTGGCTCCCGGGCTCTATTTCTTGGGGCGGAGGGGGAAGTACGGGGCGGAAAGCGAGACGGTGCGTTTCACCGGCGGaacctttccttttgctttgccAAAAGGCTGCTTTCTCAGCCCAGAAGTCAAAACGCGGCAGGGGTTGTGCTGCGCATCCCTGCCCCGGCCTTCCCCcagggctgggacccccaggctggggaggggaggaggaggaggaggaggaagaggagggagctCCGGCGCTGCAGCCTGCACAGCTGCTCTCAAAACCCACAATTGcagctaataaataaataaataaataaataaataaataaataaataaataaataaataaaaagcagcagcacaaagccgggcagcccccgcggcCGCCCTGCCCCTCCTCTCCCCGGCTGGGCTGTTCCCAGCGCCGCCTTCCAGCAGCCCGGTCCCCgcggtggggaggaggaggaggaggaggaagaggccaGGGAAgcgggaggagaggggagggaaaggggcagccccttcctgcctggccccagccccgcgccgtgcctcagtttccccgaGCGCCGAGCCCTGGAGGTGAGTGGGGAGGGGACGGGCAGAGCATCcccggggtggggaggggagcaccccgctgccccctTCCCAGGGGACATCCCGGACAGCACCCCATCCTGGGAGCATCGCGCTGCCGGACCCCGAggggtgattttggggtgggggcgcGCACCGGGGGGGTGCTCAGCCCCGCTGTGCACCAGCAGCGCTCCCCAGGGTGCCGTGTGGGGCTGCTCGGTGGCGGTGGGAGCGCTTTGTCCCCCCCCAGGACAGGTGAGGGGTCTCCCTGAAGCCCCTCTGAGTGTCCCCAGGGGCAGCAGGGTCCCCCCGGTCCTCGCTGCCAGCCCCTCGGCTCTGCTCCCCGCGGGGCAGAGGGAAAAGGGAGcagcccccctcctcctcctggacCCTTCCCCAGTAgcaccagtgctcccagtgccgaGCAGGAGGAGCCTTGCAAAGGGAGAGGGGCTTCCCCCATCCCAGGAGGATGCTCTGTTGGCctcctctccatctccctccACCCACTGTTTTGCCCCAGCCCCGCTTTTTGGGGTGCAGAGACCTTGGGGCTCGCGAgcccgctgtcccccccccaggcacatctgctgctgctctggtggcagagcatccccagcagcaggaggccggAGCAGAGGCCGTGCTGAGTTATTTTTGCCTGCAGCCATTCTCGGCCCCGGCCCAAGCGCTTCCCGGAAGCGTGCTGGTGTAAAACTGCGTCAGGCGAGGGACGGAGCTGTCCCCGTACCCTTGGCCGCGGTCAGACTGGTGGTCCCGCGGGgacagctggggctggagatgAAGGAGGAGCGGGAGGAGGAAAGAGACGCGAAGGCTGGCTGCTCGCAGACTTCCTCCTGCAGCAAAACTCGGCCGCGGGAGGCAGCTCTTCCTGCGCGCCCCAAGGGGGTGGCGCTGAGCGGGGGGGACGAAGGCGAGCCCTTGGCGCTGAGCAGCTcggaggctggggggggtgaGATACCCTGGAGCGACCTCTGACGGGGCTGGGCTGTGGTTTCGGGGATCCCCTGCAAAGGACGGTGCCAAAATGCCCCGAGAAGGGCACGCTTCTGCTGGCGGTGGCCGCAGGAGCCGCAGCTGGGACCTGCCCGTGGTTGGTACCCTGGGGATTTCGGTACCCGGGGGGTTTCAACATGAGCTTCCCAgggctttggttttttttgcagcagccagcccctcgCTGGGACCAGTGACAGGTCTGTCCCTGTCCTTCGCCCTTCTCCCAGCAGCCGCGCCCCGGGGAATGAGGGGGGCTCGGGCACTGCTGCAGAGCCCGGAGCTGCCACGAGCCGAGGGTTCGGCCAGGACGTGCCCACACACACGCTCCCCGGCTCCAACCGGAGCGGCCGcctgatttt
The sequence above is a segment of the Anser cygnoides isolate HZ-2024a breed goose chromosome 25, Taihu_goose_T2T_genome, whole genome shotgun sequence genome. Coding sequences within it:
- the LOC125183607 gene encoding inositol 1,4,5-triphosphate receptor associated 2-like isoform X3; this translates as MKPLAGTSPGAGEEAQGRAQGRAARQRHRRGCRQSPPARREQQAEPAGLPASPDEGRMSSPQGHPDGVVAGSEQSVERVSEEPGKDRQELAVRTGDSDRTEEDAETLEEPLLSFPGELSVLERLGLQSVALTEQDVEAAFAHLALAFRCDVFTLRQRVQVEKRARDAAEENIQEELGQCRAALERLGASCADTGCRETLEQLQHSLAVLAAAVERATSAAEKLGAVHQEARMSRAAEVMVQHVENLKRHHLREHAELEEMKRLIQQNSRNRQLAETQDDAEPRLRPHPLMRSFQQGLAGRRPFSSTSSNSALVPLQLKRRLPAAESASPSSPSSSCQVPARTAERPPPASRRGPSTRPAPRGASWSHRARAAP
- the LOC125183607 gene encoding inositol 1,4,5-triphosphate receptor associated 2-like isoform X2: MKPLAGTSPGAGEEAQGRAQGRAARQRHRRGCRQSPPARREQQAEPAGLPASPDEGRMSSPQGHPDGVVAGSEQSVERVSEEPGKDRQELAVRTGDSDRTEEDAETLEEPLLSFPGELSVLERLGLQSVALTEQDVEAAFAHLALAFRCDVFTLRQRVQVEKRARDAAEENIQEELGQCRAALERLGASCADTGCRETLEQLQHSLAVLAAAVERATSAAEKLGAVHQEARMSRAAEVMVQHVENLKRHHLREHAELEEMKRLIQQNSRNRQLAETQDDAEPRLRPHPLMRSFQQASARRRVSIAVIPKQLLPGASTDGRASPASEPEGSQHPASTQRSELEPPGQGGAVSGEPAAGADGKDTSAGGEEPEQLGLMSKGSPAELWRPWLFLPQHYWVLFWLLLLSVAFLLLLRVLELQRLQPAPSPKA
- the LOC125183607 gene encoding inositol 1,4,5-triphosphate receptor associated 2-like isoform X1; its protein translation is MKPLAGTSPGAGEEAQGRAQGRAARQRHRRGCRQSPPARREQQAEPAGLPASPDEGRMSSPQGHPDGVVAGSEQSVERVSEEPGKDRQELAVRTGDSDRTEEDAETLEEPLLSFPGELSVLERLGLQSVALTEQDVEAAFAHLALAFRCDVFTLRQRVQVEKRARDAAEENIQEELGQCRAALERLGASCADTGCRETLEQLQHSLAVLAAAVERATSAAEKLGAVHQEARMSRAAEVMVQHVENLKRHHLREHAELEEMKRLIQQNSRNRQLAETQDDAEPRLRPHPLMRSFQQGLAGRRPFSSTSSNSALVPLQLKRRLPAAESASPSSPSSSWCQHGRPSVPRQRAGGVPAPGQHPEERAGATGPGRRRERGAGGWGGRQGHERRGRGAGAAWADVSAPQILPAASGGGGSVVPKRPARGDGAGGLGDGGQGWFVAASPRPCLSFPVHCR